In a single window of the Alkalinema sp. FACHB-956 genome:
- a CDS encoding NAD(P)H-quinone oxidoreductase subunit L, which produces MEVALLYLALGGAYLLVLPLTLYFYLKARWYVASSVERVLMYFMVFLCFPGMLVLAPFLNFRPNRREIGA; this is translated from the coding sequence ATGGAAGTTGCTCTTCTCTATTTGGCCTTGGGAGGTGCTTACCTCTTAGTTCTACCCTTGACGCTTTACTTCTACTTGAAGGCACGCTGGTACGTGGCCAGCTCTGTGGAACGGGTTTTGATGTATTTCATGGTGTTCCTGTGCTTCCCTGGGATGTTAGTGTTAGCGCCCTTTTTGAATTTCCGTCCCAACCGTCGGGAAATCGGTGCCTAG
- a CDS encoding lysylphosphatidylglycerol synthase domain-containing protein — translation MSTLKSQLSRVSQGLSSLVKGQLRFVVIGVVVFFLTKTLLEHGQGVLSLRLGSAGLASLAIALGMTLLAHILAGMVWANILQDLGQMVTYDWGMAIYLKTNIAKYLPGNVWHFYGRLQASQAAKVPGSIAAISILLEPLLLVLAAVALAIVGLQPLLAWQTGAWTWGIQGCCLFIILVAMHPQFLNIGIQQLVRLKQKTLGGTDINFALRHYPWCSFLGEFSFLILRGTGFFLVCLAVSPFAIDHLQVLYGGFAIAWLLGFIIPGLPGGIGVFEAVALALLSPFLPTTDLLAILALYRLINTIAEALGAGLVVASERQI, via the coding sequence ATGTCAACGTTGAAATCTCAGTTAAGTCGGGTTTCCCAGGGACTGTCTTCTCTTGTCAAAGGCCAGTTGCGTTTCGTGGTGATTGGAGTTGTTGTCTTTTTTCTCACCAAAACGCTGTTGGAACATGGTCAAGGGGTCTTGAGTTTGCGGCTTGGCTCAGCAGGACTGGCCAGTCTCGCGATCGCGTTGGGAATGACGCTTTTAGCCCATATTCTCGCAGGGATGGTCTGGGCCAACATTCTCCAGGATTTGGGGCAAATGGTGACCTATGACTGGGGGATGGCTATTTATCTCAAAACCAATATTGCTAAATATCTCCCTGGCAATGTCTGGCATTTCTATGGACGCTTGCAGGCCAGCCAAGCTGCTAAGGTTCCGGGGTCGATCGCTGCCATTAGTATTCTCTTGGAACCGTTATTGCTCGTTTTAGCGGCAGTCGCCTTAGCAATCGTTGGGCTTCAACCGTTACTGGCTTGGCAAACTGGAGCCTGGACATGGGGCATTCAGGGTTGTTGCTTATTCATTATTTTGGTGGCGATGCATCCTCAGTTCCTAAACATTGGGATTCAGCAACTCGTTCGCCTGAAGCAAAAGACCTTGGGAGGCACTGACATCAATTTCGCGTTGAGGCATTACCCATGGTGCTCTTTTCTGGGAGAATTCAGTTTTTTAATCCTACGGGGAACCGGATTTTTCCTTGTGTGCCTAGCGGTGAGTCCGTTCGCAATCGATCATCTTCAGGTCCTCTATGGTGGATTTGCGATCGCTTGGTTACTTGGGTTTATTATTCCAGGCTTACCCGGTGGCATTGGTGTGTTTGAAGCAGTGGCGTTGGCCTTGCTCAGCCCTTTTCTGCCCACCACGGACTTACTCGCCATTCTTGCCCTGTATCGCTTAATTAATACGATCGCAGAAGCCTTGGGAGCTGGATTAGTAGTGGCGTCGGAACGACAGATTTAA
- a CDS encoding GFA family protein produces the protein MTDEFKTNELNTNKFKTYNGSCHCGAVQFAVQVTADERVVEDCNCSICRKKGFLHLIVSPDRFTLLAGQDSLVTYTFNTHTAQHRFCQHCGIHAFYTPRSHPDKVDINVRCLDGDVLEEFTIVPFDGQNWEANIEALKTRKP, from the coding sequence ATGACCGATGAATTCAAAACTAACGAATTAAACACCAACAAATTCAAAACCTATAACGGTAGTTGTCATTGCGGCGCTGTGCAGTTTGCAGTCCAAGTCACCGCTGATGAACGGGTTGTTGAAGACTGCAATTGTTCCATCTGTCGCAAAAAAGGATTTCTGCACCTAATTGTGTCACCCGATCGCTTTACCCTCCTCGCGGGCCAAGACAGCCTCGTGACTTACACCTTCAATACCCACACCGCCCAGCATCGATTTTGCCAACACTGCGGGATCCACGCCTTTTATACGCCCCGATCCCATCCCGATAAAGTGGATATCAACGTGCGTTGTTTGGACGGGGATGTTCTGGAAGAATTTACGATCGTGCCCTTTGATGGACAAAACTGGGAAGCCAATATCGAGGCCCTCAAAACCCGCAAACCTTAG
- the trpA gene encoding tryptophan synthase subunit alpha, whose product MTSISQCFEQLRDRAQCALIPFITAGDPDLATTAEALRILDRSGADLIELGVPYSDPLADGPVIQAAATRALANGTKLDDVLGMLKDVIPSLNAPIVLFTYYNPILNRGIEAFLQEIASIGVKGLVVPDLPLEEADALLTPAAVVGIEVTLLVAPTSPTDRIAAIAQQSQGFIYLVSTTGVTGMRTQLQSRVKDLVQELRTVTDKPIGVGFGISQPEHAKQVMEWGADAAIVGSAFVKRLAESGSPKEGLSALESFCRSLKAALTVEG is encoded by the coding sequence ATGACTTCCATTTCTCAGTGTTTTGAGCAACTGCGCGATCGCGCCCAATGTGCCCTGATTCCGTTCATCACGGCTGGGGATCCAGATTTAGCGACTACCGCTGAAGCATTACGGATTTTGGATCGATCGGGTGCGGATTTGATTGAATTAGGGGTTCCCTATTCCGATCCCTTAGCAGACGGGCCCGTCATTCAAGCGGCGGCGACTCGGGCATTGGCCAATGGAACCAAGCTGGATGATGTGTTGGGGATGTTAAAAGATGTGATCCCCAGCCTCAACGCTCCGATCGTTTTATTTACTTATTACAATCCAATCTTGAACCGGGGCATTGAAGCGTTTCTCCAGGAAATTGCTAGCATCGGTGTTAAGGGCTTAGTGGTGCCCGATTTACCATTGGAAGAGGCGGATGCATTACTGACCCCGGCAGCGGTAGTGGGTATTGAGGTCACATTATTAGTTGCGCCCACCAGTCCGACCGATCGAATTGCAGCGATCGCCCAGCAATCCCAGGGCTTTATCTACCTGGTCAGTACCACCGGGGTGACGGGGATGCGGACGCAGTTGCAGTCGCGGGTGAAAGACTTAGTACAAGAATTGCGGACGGTCACTGACAAACCCATCGGGGTGGGATTTGGAATTTCCCAGCCAGAGCACGCGAAACAGGTGATGGAATGGGGCGCAGATGCCGCGATCGTGGGGAGTGCTTTTGTGAAGCGCTTAGCTGAAAGCGGATCCCCTAAGGAAGGCTTGAGTGCATTGGAGTCCTTCTGCCGGAGCTTAAAAGCGGCGTTAACAGTTGAAGGCTAA
- a CDS encoding DUF3007 family protein, with product MRRIDVLAIGLGIFVAGGVAYVGFQWLGLDDINAGIWSQFLLVLVVIGWLTTYLVRAVTQKMTYNQQLKDYEDAVLQKRLEELTPEELAQLQAEVEQERQSSSSS from the coding sequence ATGCGACGAATTGATGTACTTGCGATCGGGTTAGGCATTTTTGTGGCGGGTGGCGTTGCCTATGTTGGTTTCCAGTGGCTGGGTTTGGATGATATCAATGCGGGCATCTGGAGTCAGTTTCTGCTGGTGCTGGTGGTGATTGGCTGGCTGACGACCTATTTAGTGCGGGCCGTGACCCAAAAAATGACCTATAACCAGCAGTTAAAAGATTATGAAGATGCTGTACTGCAAAAGCGCTTGGAAGAATTGACTCCGGAAGAACTCGCACAGTTGCAAGCAGAGGTCGAACAGGAGCGGCAATCAAGTTCATCGTCCTAA
- a CDS encoding RNA chaperone Hfq: MALELETGLPSTRQIQNLIKDGNDVEFKLVTGDLLSGKIRWQDPHCICLVDQYDQPTIVWRQAIAYMKPRA; encoded by the coding sequence ATGGCGCTGGAATTAGAAACTGGATTGCCAAGCACTCGCCAAATTCAAAATTTGATTAAAGATGGCAATGACGTTGAATTTAAGTTAGTCACCGGGGATCTGCTCTCCGGCAAAATTCGTTGGCAAGATCCCCATTGTATCTGCCTCGTTGATCAGTACGATCAGCCGACGATCGTGTGGCGACAGGCGATCGCTTACATGAAACCTCGCGCTTAG
- the larC gene encoding nickel pincer cofactor biosynthesis protein LarC has protein sequence MTKLAYLDCPTGISGDMCLGALIDAGVPIDYLTQSLQKLGLQGEFNLKVEKVSHNGQQATKLTVELLDPELLDPTSHGSTTQNLDPALTLSQRSPQGHPQDHVDSSPSGDAVESPASYSSHHHHHHHAHHHHAHHHHAHHHHTHHHHHHHHHHAHDESAGHHHGEIPGAYGQTRNLPDIVQLIHNAHLPDRATGWSLAIFRQLAEAEGAVHGIPPEEVHFHEVGAVDAIVDIVGTCLGLDWLGVDAIYCSALPTGGGTIWAAHGRLPVPVPAVLKLFESRQVPIYHNGIDRELVTPTGAAIVTVLAQQFGPPPRMTLQKVGLGAGSLQLPIPNMVRLWLGESWESDAATPSRLATPSRLMTLAQSSAVSKDASSQLSPPPSLPESPSTRDLPPESSPTQTTIAVLETQIDDLNPQALGYLFEVLLSAGALDVFTQAIGMKKSRPGTLITVICRPETIEDCERILFRETTTLGIRRTLQTRTELSREWQPIQLKQGVVRLKVAKLGETVVNVQPEYEDCAVLARQYHLPWREVHRLALAAWFAESGLQEVLELCQR, from the coding sequence ATGACCAAGCTGGCCTATCTAGATTGTCCGACGGGGATTTCGGGGGATATGTGTCTGGGGGCGTTGATCGATGCGGGGGTTCCGATCGACTACCTAACCCAATCTTTGCAAAAACTAGGGCTTCAGGGTGAATTTAATCTAAAGGTAGAGAAAGTTTCCCACAATGGTCAACAAGCTACCAAGCTGACGGTGGAATTACTAGATCCGGAATTACTAGATCCAACTAGTCATGGATCGACAACGCAGAATTTAGACCCTGCGTTAACGCTGAGTCAGCGATCTCCCCAAGGTCATCCCCAAGACCATGTTGATTCTTCCCCATCAGGGGATGCTGTAGAGTCACCCGCATCGTATTCTTCCCACCATCATCATCACCACCACGCTCACCATCACCACGCTCACCATCACCACGCTCATCACCACCACACTCACCATCACCACCATCACCACCATCACCACGCTCATGATGAGTCTGCTGGACATCACCATGGTGAGATTCCTGGGGCCTATGGCCAGACGCGCAATTTGCCGGATATTGTGCAGCTCATTCACAACGCTCATTTACCCGATCGGGCTACGGGCTGGAGTTTGGCAATTTTTCGGCAATTGGCTGAAGCAGAAGGTGCCGTCCATGGAATTCCGCCGGAGGAAGTGCACTTCCATGAAGTGGGGGCAGTGGATGCGATCGTGGATATTGTGGGTACCTGTTTAGGGCTGGACTGGTTAGGGGTTGACGCAATTTATTGTTCTGCGTTGCCCACAGGGGGGGGAACCATTTGGGCCGCCCATGGACGATTGCCCGTGCCCGTACCTGCTGTCTTAAAACTTTTTGAATCTCGTCAGGTGCCGATTTATCACAATGGGATCGATCGGGAATTAGTGACACCAACGGGGGCTGCGATCGTCACTGTCCTAGCCCAACAGTTTGGCCCTCCGCCCCGCATGACCCTCCAAAAAGTTGGCCTGGGCGCTGGATCTTTGCAACTCCCCATTCCTAACATGGTTCGTCTGTGGTTGGGGGAATCGTGGGAGTCTGATGCTGCAACCCCTTCTAGGCTTGCAACCCCTTCTAGGCTAATGACGTTAGCCCAGTCTTCTGCGGTGTCAAAGGACGCTTCAAGCCAATTGTCGCCACCCCCTTCTCTTCCGGAATCCCCATCTACCCGGGATCTCCCCCCCGAGTCATCTCCTACCCAGACAACGATCGCTGTTTTGGAGACTCAGATAGACGACCTGAATCCCCAGGCCTTGGGCTATTTATTTGAAGTGTTACTGTCTGCTGGGGCATTGGATGTCTTTACCCAGGCGATCGGGATGAAAAAATCCCGTCCTGGTACACTCATTACGGTGATTTGTAGACCGGAAACCATTGAAGACTGTGAACGCATTCTGTTTCGGGAAACAACCACCCTAGGGATTCGTAGGACATTGCAGACGCGCACAGAGCTTTCCCGAGAATGGCAGCCAATCCAGTTAAAACAGGGTGTTGTGCGCCTAAAAGTGGCAAAATTAGGCGAAACAGTTGTTAATGTTCAACCAGAATATGAAGATTGTGCGGTGCTGGCGCGCCAGTATCATCTACCTTGGCGTGAAGTGCATCGTTTAGCCCTAGCGGCTTGGTTTGCCGAATCTGGCTTGCAGGAAGTATTAGAGTTATGTCAACGTTGA
- the dapF gene encoding diaminopimelate epimerase, producing MNLQFSKYHGLGNDFILVDNRHSSDPILSPEQAEKLCDRHFGIGADGVIFALPGENGTDYTMRIFNSDGSEPEMCGNGIRCMARFLADLEGDAAKSVYTIHTLAGLITPKLEADGQITVDMGKPRLLAGEIPTTLTAADAQAVAVPLEVAGQTWAVTTVSMGNPHCITFVENVAAIDLEKVGPQFEHHSVFPQRTNTEFIEVVDRGYLKMRVWERGAGITLACGTGACASLVAAVLNDKSDRKATIELPGGPLQIEWAADDRIFMTGPAERVFVGEVAID from the coding sequence ATGAACCTGCAATTTAGCAAGTACCACGGCCTCGGTAACGACTTCATTTTGGTGGATAACCGCCATAGCTCGGATCCTATTTTGTCCCCTGAGCAGGCTGAAAAACTCTGCGATCGGCATTTTGGCATTGGAGCCGATGGTGTGATTTTTGCGCTGCCGGGAGAAAACGGTACTGATTACACCATGCGGATTTTCAACTCCGATGGCTCGGAACCGGAAATGTGCGGCAACGGGATCCGCTGTATGGCTCGCTTTCTCGCGGATTTAGAAGGCGATGCGGCCAAATCGGTGTACACCATCCATACCCTAGCCGGATTGATTACGCCCAAACTGGAAGCCGACGGCCAAATTACTGTGGACATGGGCAAACCTCGGCTGTTGGCGGGAGAAATTCCAACGACGTTAACTGCCGCCGATGCCCAAGCCGTGGCTGTTCCCCTGGAAGTGGCAGGGCAAACCTGGGCTGTTACAACGGTCAGCATGGGCAATCCCCATTGCATCACTTTTGTGGAGAATGTTGCGGCGATCGACCTGGAAAAAGTTGGCCCACAGTTTGAGCACCATTCCGTCTTTCCCCAGCGCACCAATACTGAATTCATTGAAGTGGTCGATCGGGGCTATCTGAAAATGCGGGTCTGGGAGCGGGGAGCGGGGATCACCCTAGCCTGCGGGACTGGAGCCTGTGCCTCGTTAGTGGCTGCTGTGCTGAATGACAAGAGCGATCGCAAAGCCACGATCGAGCTTCCCGGTGGGCCGTTACAAATTGAATGGGCTGCCGACGATCGCATCTTTATGACGGGGCCTGCGGAACGGGTCTTTGTAGGAGAAGTGGCGATCGACTAA